From a single Raphanus sativus cultivar WK10039 chromosome 3, ASM80110v3, whole genome shotgun sequence genomic region:
- the LOC108844270 gene encoding co-chaperone protein p23-1 codes for MSRHPEVKWAETTDKIFLTVVLADSKETKVNLLPEGVFDFSAKAGPENHVYELKLELHDKVNVEESKINIGARSIFCIIEKAEPERWDKLIRGGKAPHYVKVDWDKWVDEDDEGNAGAGDMDMGGMGGMDFSSLAGMGGMGGMGGMGGMGGMGGMGGMGGMGGLEGLGGMGGLGGMAGLEGLGGMGGMGGMGGMGGMGGMGGPEEFEDSDDEEETAQSGDKKDEAVKEEAKAEEQTTSAKEDK; via the exons atgag TCGTCATCCCGAAGTGAAGTGGGCCGAGACTACCGACAAGATTTTCCTCACCGTAGTGTTAGCAGATTCAAAGGAGACTAAAGTCAACCTTCTCCCAGAAGGAGTCTTTGATTTCTCTGCAAAAGCTGGTCCTGAAAACCATGTTTATGAACTTAAACTGGAGCTTCACGATAAAGTCAACGTTGAG GAAAGTAAGATCAACATTGGAGCGAGAAGCATCTTCTGCATAATAGAGAAAGCAGAGCCTGAAAGGTGGGACAAGCTTATCCGTGGTGGGAAAGCGCCACACTATGTAAAGGTTGATTGGGATAAGTGGGTTGATGAGGACGATGAAGGCAACGCTG GTGCCGGAGATATGGATATGGGAGGAATGGGTGGAATGGATTTCTCA AGCTTGGCTGGAATGGGTGGAATGGGTGGTATGGGTGGAATGGGTGGAATGGGTGGAATGGGTGGAATGGGTGGAATGGGTGGAATGGGTGGCCTTGAAGGACTTGGTGGCATGGGTGGACTTGGTGGCATGGCTGGACTTGAAGGACTTGGCGGCATGGGAGGTATGGGAGGCATGGGTGGTATGGGAGGTATGGGAGGCATGGGTGGTCCGGAAGAGTTTGAAGACAGTGATGATGAAG AAGAAACCGCACAATCTGGAGACAAGAAAGATGAAGCTGTTAAGGAAGAAGCCAAAGCAGAAGAACAAACAACATCTGCTAAGGAAGACAAGTGA